The Sinorhizobium fredii genome contains the following window.
ACCGTAGGCGGAATGCAAAGTGCGAACCGCCAATTCCGCGTATGGACCGTCGATCAGGATGGAAATCTTGATCTCGGAGGTGGTGATCGCCTTGATGTTGATGCCCTTCTCGGCGAGCGCTCGGAAGGCAGAGGCGGCGACACCCGCATGGCTGCGCATGCCGATGCCGATGACCGAAACCTTGACGAGGCCGGATTCCGATTGCGCGACGTCGTAGCCGATCTTCTCCTTGTTGTCGGAGAGCACCTTCAGCGCCTTGTTGACGTCGCCGGACGGGACCGTGAAGGTCATGTCCGTCTTGGAGCCGTCTTCGGAAATGTTCTGGACGATCATATCGACGTTGATATGGGCTTCGGCGAGTGGGCCGAAGATCGCCGCGGAAACGCCCGGCCGGTCGGCCAAGCGCCGCAGCGAGATCTGGGCTTCATCCTTGGCATAGGCGATGCCGGTTACGACTTCCTGTTCCACGATCTCATCCTCATCACAAATCAGCGTTCCGGGCGGGTTCAGAAGGTCACCCATGCCCGGCGCATCGGGATCCTCGAAAGACGAGCGTACGAAGGTACGCACCTTGTGCACCATGGCGAGCTCGACCGAGCGCACCTGCAGGACCTTGGCGCCGAGGGAAGCCATTTCCAGCATTTCCTCGAAGGCGATCTTCTTCAATCGCCGCGCCTTCGGCTCGATGCGCGGATCGGTCGTGTAGACGCCATCAACGTCGGTGTAGATGTCGCAGCGGTCGGCCTTGACGGCAGCGGCGATGGCGACGGCGGAGGTGTCGGAGCCGCCGCGGCCGAGGGTCGCGACGCGATTGTCGGGGCCGAGCCCCTGGAAGCCGGCAACGACCGCCACCTGACCCTCGCCCATGCGGCGGATGATATCGGCGCCGTCGATGTCGAGGATGCGGGCCGCACCATGGGCGTTGTCGGTCTTGACCGGCAGCTGCCAGCCCTGCCAGGAGCGGGCGTTGATGCCCATCGACTGCAGGGCGATCGCCAGCAGTCCGGAGGTCACCTGCTCGCCGGAGGCGACCACCGCGTCATATTCGCGCGCATCGTAGAACGGCGCATTCGAGCCCGCCACCTTCGGCATGTTCTCGACCCAGCCGACCAGCTCGTTGGTCTTGCCGGACATCGCGGAAACGACGACGGCGACCTCGTGGCCGGCATCGACTTCGCGTTTTACATGGCGGGCGACATTGTGGATGCGGTTCAAATCTGCGACGGAAGTCCCGCCGAATTTCATCACGATGCGTGCCATTTCGCCTCTACCGTACCAACATGTTTCGCGCCTGCGCCCGACAGCACTCCCGCCGGCGCCTGACGATCAAAAAGCAGAGACTTCTCGGACATCGGCCAGCCACCGCTGCGGGGAGCGGAAAGTCGCGGCGTCTCTTAGCGGATCAGCGGGCGGCGTGCAATGGGAGGGTGGAGGAAGACTTGAGCGTCGGGGGCAGGTTTCCAGGATCTGGCCGGACGTCAGGCGGCGAAATCCGGGTGTCTCGCCACGACGCAGGCGACGTCGCAACCGCGAACCCGATGCGTCGCCCGCGCCTCCACCGTCCAGCCGCTGCGGCACACACCCGCTTCGAGACGCGGCACGAGATCGTTGGCAGTGCGCGAGGGTTCGTCGTGAAAGAGAAAGAGCCGTCCGAACGGCGACAAGTGCCTGGCTAGGACGGCAAGCTCGCGCTCCGGATTGCCGCGCGCGAAAATGCCGACGCGCAGAGCAAAAGCCTTGTCGAATACGGCGCTGCCAAACTCGGCCCGTGCGAGTTCCGCGACCACGAACTCGGCTCGCCCGTCGGCGACGAAGGCGGCATTTCGCCGCCGCGCGGCCTCGATCATTGCCGCCGAACGGTCGATCGCAAGCAACCGACCGTCGACGAGCCGGTCGCACACCATCGTCGCCGCCAAGCCGTGACCGCAGCCGATCTCGAGAATGCACTCGGATGCCTCGGGCGCAAGCATCTCTACCGCCCAGCCGATCCGATCTCTCATCGCCTCACCACCGTCTCACGCCGGATTCCTGCTCTCTAAGTTGGCAGCAATCATCTGCGATCGCAATGCTTCAATATTAGCACCACTTGCAAACTTGCTGCAGTTTTGTCATTCTCCGACCTGAGCGAAAGTCAGGCGGCGACGTTCAACGGGAGGAAGGGCAATGCGCAAGGTCATCATGTGGGACATGGTCAGTGTCGACGGCTTCTTCGAGGCGCCGGGGCATGATATCGACTGGTTCGTCTTCGAGGACGAGCTTGCCGCCTATATCGGCGAGACGCAGTTGGAAGCCGGTACGCTGCTCTTCGGACGCGTCACCTACGAGATGATGGCCGCCTATTGGCCCTCGGCCGAGGGCAACATCGCCACTTTCATGAACGGGGCGGAAAAGTACGTTTTCTCGAAGACGCTGACGAGCGCCGAGTGGAACAACACGACACTCGTCTCCGGCGACGCCGTCGCCGAGGTCGAGCGCCTGAAGCAGCGCGACGGCGGCACGATCTTCATCTTCGGCAGCGCCGACTTTGCCGCCACCCTGACCGCCCGTGGACTGGTCGACGAATACCGTCTCGGCATCAATCCGGTGCTCCTCGGCAAAGGCACTCCGCTCTTCCAGAACATCCCTGAGCGCACCAAGCTGGACCTCACCCATGTCCGCCCGCTAAAATCCGGCGTCGTCATCCTGCACTATCAGCCCGCCAAGGCTTGAGGCGGTTTGCAAAGCCGCCCCTTGACATCGCCCGTCGATCGTCCGACTTCACCTTTCGACAGGGCGGATTTCAGGCGCGACGTTTCTGCCCGGACCCGATACGCGAGGAGGCTCCGATGAGCGAGACGGCACGCACGACGATCGACCAGAGCGAGGTGGACCGTTTCTCGGCAATGGCGGCCGAATGGTGGGATCCGACCGGCAAGTTCCGGCCGCTGCACAAGTTCAACCCCGTGCGCCTCGCCTATATCCGCGACAAAGTGTGCGAACAGTTCGACCGGGATCCGAAGAGCCCGCAGCCGCTGAAAGGCCTGCGCCTTCTCGATATCGGCTGCGGCGGCGGGCTGTTGTCCGAGCCGATGGCGCGCATGGGCGCGGATGTTCTCGGTGCGGACGCTTCTGAAAAGAATATCGGCATCGCCAAGGCGCATGCGGCGGGCAGCGGCGTCAACGTCGACTACCGCGCCGTGACCGCCGAGGCTTTGGCCGAGGCTGGCGAGAGCTTCGATATCGTCCTCAACATGGAAGTCGTCGAGCATGTCGCCGATGTCGACTTCTTCATGACCACCTGCGCCCATATGGTGCGGCCCGGCGGCCTGATGTTCGTCGCCACCATCAACCGCACCCTGAAGGCCGCTGCCCTCGCAATCTTCGCCGCCGAGAACGTGCTGCGCTGGCTGCCGCGCGGCACCCATCAATACGACAAGCTGGTCCGCCCGGAAGAACTCGAAAAGCCGCTCGAAGCGAGCGGCATGGAGGTCGCCGACCGCACCGGCGTGTTCTTCAACCCGCTTGCCAATCAATGGAACCTGTCGAAGGACATGGACGTCAACTACATGATCGTCGCCAAACGGCCGATTTGAGGACGCCGGCCGGGCCGCTCAGTTCGTGTCGTCCGGAAGCACTGGCAGCGGCGCGATCTCAATGCCTTCCTCGAGCAGCGCGGTCGCCTCTTCCGCGGTCGCCTTGCCGATCAAGCCGCGCTGGTCGGCCTCGCCATAGTGGATCTTGCGGGCCTCCTCGGGAAAGCGCTCGCCGACATCTTCGGCGTTGGCGCGGATCGTCTTGACCATTTCACGAAGCTTGGCGATCGTCTCCTTCTGCGCCTGGTCCATGACGAGGGCCTGCCGGGCTTCCTTCTTGCGGGCGGTGGAGACGGTTGGCGCCATCAACTGCTTGCTGACCGAGCCGGAACCACAGGTGGGGCAGGTGACGAGATGAGCTTTGGCCTGCCGGTCGAAGTCGCCGCTCGACGAGAACCAGCCTTCGAATCCATGGCCATGGTCGCAGGACAAATTGTAGCGGATCAAGCTGCAACGCCTCCTTTTCCAGCCGGGACCACTTGATCGAGCACGAAATCGCGGGCGTTCCTGAGATTGGGTATGCGCCCTCGCGCGCCGCTGACCGCCGCCACGTCGATTTCCGCGATAAGGACCGCCTCACCGGCCGGGCCGGCCTGGGCAAGCACCCTGCCCCAGGGATCGACGATCATCGAATGTCCGAAGGTCTCCCGTCCGTCCTCATGCTGCCCGGCCTGGGCAGCGGCAATGACGAAAAGCCCGTTCTCGATGGCGCGAGCCCTCAGCAGAATTTCCCAATGCGCCTCGCCGGTCTGACGGGTGAACGCCGCCGGCACCGACATGATCTCCGCGCCGGCCACCGCCTGCTGGCGGAAGAGCTCCGGAAAGCGGACGTCGTAGCAGATCGCAAAACCCAGCTTGCCGAAGGGTAGATCGACCATGCGCGCCGTGGCGCCCGGCCGATAGACGGCGCTCTCGCGCCAGCTTTCGCCATTGTCGAGGTCGACATCGAACATGTGGATCTTGTCGTAGTCGCAGATCTTCTTGCCATCCGGCCCGAACAGGAAGCCGCGATTGGCGACCTTGCCGTCCGGAAGCGCGATCGGCGTGGAGCCGACATGGAGATAGACTCCGAGTTCGCCGGCAAGACGCGCCGCCTCCTCAAAGACGAGATCGTCGGCTTCGTCTTTAATTACCGAACGCAGCCCCGCCCGGTCGCGCTGGATGGCCCCGGTCATTTCAGGCGTCTGAATATAGCTGGCGCCCTGCGTTGCGGCTTGTCGCACCAGCCTGACCATCGTTTCGACGTTCCTCGCCGGATCGACGCCGGAGCACATCTGGACGGCTGCAGCCTTGAAACTCATTGCCCTTTTCTCCCAAGCCAGAGCGTGGGGTCTACCCGACCCGGACCATTCCTTTGAGCTTTCGTGCGATACTGTGCGCTTCGCCTTAACTCAAGCGGCGAGCATCTCGTCGAGCTTGCCGGCCCGATCGAGTGCATGCAGATCATCGCAGCCGCCGACCGGGACGTCGTTGATGAAGATCTGCGGAAAGGTCCTCCCGCCATTGGACTTTTCGATCATCGTCTGGCGAAGCGCCGGGTCATAGGTCGCGTCGTGCTCGACGAAATCGACGCCCTTGCTCTCCAGAAGTTTCTTCGCTCTTGTGCAATAGCCACAGAACTGACGCGTATAAATGACGACCGAAGCCATGGTTTCGAACTGCTCCTTCGCCGGCACCAGCGCCGGCCGTTTTTTCGTCATATAGGCTCGGGCAACGCCATTGCAAAGGTCAAAACCGTGACCTCCGCGGCTCCGGCGCGTCTCAGCGCGCCGGTCGCGGCGGAAACCGTTGCGCCGGTCGTGTAGACGTCGTCAACGAGGACGATGCGTTTCCCCACGAGCGAGGATTTGGCGCTCTCGGGTACGGCAAAGGCGCCGCGGACATTCTCCTCGCGTGCCCGCGCCCCGAGCCCGACCTGCCGGCGCGTGCGCCTGATACGGCGAAGCACATCGGGACGATAGGGCTTACCGGCCCGTTCGGAGACACAGCGCGCCAGTTCCGCCGACTGGTTGAACTTTCGCCGCCAGAGCCGAAATGCGTGGAGCGGCACCGGCACGATCATATCGGCCGCCGCGACGGCGCCGTCGCTGGCCCGGACCATCCATTCGGCCATCATCCGCGCGAGATCGGTGCGGTCGCGATACTTCAGCCCATGCACCAGATCGCGGGCAATTCCCTCGAGGAGAGACACGGAACGCAACCGGTGGAAGGGCGGCGGATTGGCAATCGCCTGCGGCGAAACGGCCCCCGGGCCGGGATCGAAGGCGAAGGGCGAGCCGATGATTTCGCAATAGGGTCGCTCGATCAGGCGCAGCTCCGCCCAGCAGGAGGGGCAGATGGCATGCGCATCGCCGGTCAGCCGACCGCAACCGCAGCAGACGGGCGGGAAGACCAGATTGACCGCCGCCCCGCCGAACGTTTGAAACAGCGCTCTCCAGCGCTTCGCCCGATTTCTCCAACCGTCCCGTTCCATAAGGTTGACTTTGTCCCCTTCAGGGTTTCTTTGCATCCGTGATTTCGGAGAGAGTATCGTGGAAATCGTCTTTGACCAGAGCCTCGTCGAGGCGCACCGCCGCAAAGCGCTGCGCCGGGCGGACCCGAAAGCGACCTTCCTTCTTGATATCGTGGCGCAGGAACTGGCAGATCGCGTCAGTGTCGTCGACCGGTATTTCGACAGAGCCATGGAATTGCACGGCTACACCGGCGCCGCCGCCGCCCGCCTCGCCGAAACGGGAAAGGTCGGCACTATCGAGCGAGTGGAAACCGACGAAGGCTTCGGCTCGCCCCATGCTCCGGTTACCATTGCCCCCCTCGAGCGCATCCCGGCGGAAACGCAAACTGTCAATCTGCTGGTGTCGCCGCTGTCGCTGCATCTGACCAACGATACGCCCGGCGTCTTCATCCAGGCTCGCCGCGCCCTCAAGCCGGACGGGCTCTTCCTTGCCGCGATTCCCGGCAGCGGCACGTTGCAGGAGCTTCGCGAATGCCTGCTTTCGGCGGAAGCGGAACTGACCGGCGGAGCGAGCCCAAGGGTCGTGCCCTTCGCCGACGTGCGCGACATGGGCGGGCTTCTGCAGCGCGCGGGTTTTGCCCTGCCGGTCGCCGACGCGGAAACCTACACGGTTCGCTACGATTCGCTCTTCGGGCTTCTCAAGGATTTGCGGGCAATGGGCATGACCAACCCGCTTAAGGCCAGAAGCCGCCGGCCGGTGCCGCGCCGCTTCTTCCTGAGAGCGGCCGAGATCTATGCGGAACACTTCTCCGATCCGGACGGCCGGGTTCGCGCGACCTTCTCGATCATCTATGTCTCGGGCTGGGCGCCGCATGAGAGCCAGCAGAAACCGCTGAAGCCCGGCTCGGCCAAGCAGAGGCTGTCGGATGCGCTCGGGGTGAGCGAACACGCACTGAAGGGTTCGGGGAAGCAGTCCTGACAGGGCATTTTGCCCAACTCGTGCCGGTATCGCCCGGACTGGGACTATGTCCAGGAGTCTTCCATCGCATCGGCGATCAAGTTCAGCACATTCAGCAATTCGTTGGAAAAGTTCTGAAAGCCGAGGAGAAGGGCGACGGAAATCAGGGCCGCGATGAGACCATACTCCACGACGGTAGCACCGTCTCGGCTGCGAAGGAGAGATCTCAGCTTGTCCATGCGTCCTCCGGCCCCATGAGGGCGGCGAGGTCCTCGAGGAGCTCCCAACCGTCCTATGGTCAATGGCAGCGAAAGACGCGGGGCTTGCGCGTATTCGCTCGAATCAGCACCCGCTCCTGCTGCCGTTTGCATCGATGATGCAGACGGCGCCCGGCATTTCCTGAAGCACGCTGCGGCGCACGGTGTAGCGCTTCGCCGTGCCGCCGGAGGGAATCGAGCCGGTGGAGATATTGTCGTAGTCGATCGGCGTGTTTGCGAGCATCCGCTTGTCGCCCTTCGATGAAAGCATTGGCGTCAGGATCAGCGTCAGCGCGATCACTGCCGTGCCGAACAGCAGCGACAGATTGAGCACGCCCGTCCGGCGGGACTGGCTCGCCACCAGATCCTTGTCCTGAACTGTCCTCCAGAAATCCTCGTCCACCATTCCAGCCTCACAAACACCTCAGAGAGCGGGGCGAAGCACCCTTCCCAAGCTTCGACCTCACCACAGCTGCCCGAAACCGGCGCGGCCAATGATCGGGGCGCGCCGAAACTGATAGGCTCGATTGTGAAGGAGGGTGATAAACTTTTGATTAATAAATCTTGGAATTTAGGGGAGTTGACCGGCGTTGACGCTCGGTTTTCCTCCGATCACAGACAAATTTATTAATGAGACGCGGCAGCACCCGGAATGCCGCCTTCCGCCCTGCGCCTAAAGGAGATCCATCAGGAACGGGATCAGCGGCTCGTCCGCCGGCGGCATCGGGTAATCACGCAAGGCCTTCGGGCGCACCCATTTGATCAGCTGGCCCTCCCGCCCCTCGGCAAAACCCTCGTAGCGCCGGCAGATGTAGAGCGGCATCAGCAGGTGAAAGTCGTCGTAGCTGTGGCTCGCGAAGGTGAGAGGTGCAAGGCAGGCGACCTTGGTGCGAATTCCGAGTTCCTCTTCGAGTTCGCGGATCAGCGTCTCCTCCGGCGTTTCGCCGGCCTCGACCTTGCCGCCGGGGAACTCCCAGAGGCCGGCAAGCGGCTTTCCTTCGGGCCGTTGCCCCAGGAGAATGCGCCCGTCCGAGTCGACTAGCGCACAGGCTGCAACGAGCACGATCTTCTTTGCCGCTACTTCCATGCGTCAGATCCTCGGCGCGCGATAAAGATAATCATAAACCTCGGAGAAACCGGCTTTCCGGTAGAGCGCGATTGCTGCCGTGTTGGCGGCTTCCACCTGCAGCCAGGCCTTTCTGGCGCCGCGCAGGCGTGCCCAGCGCAGTGACGCGTCGAGAAGCGCCCTGCCGACGCCCCGGCGCCTGACGGACTCCGCCACCGAGAACTGCATGATGCCGGCCAGGTCGTTGTCGTGAACGACGAGCGACACGGCCGTCGGGCCGAAGTCGCGATCCTCGAAGAGAAAAAGGCCGCATTCGGGTTTGATGGCGTTGATGATCTCGGCCAGCACCGGCTTGGTCGCCGGATCGCCCTTGCCGATCTGGAGCCTCGCGTCGACAAAACGGCCGAGATCCTTGATCGGCAGGTGGTCCATGCCCTCGCCGAGCTCACCCTGCGCGAGATCGAGCTCCATGACGAGGCTGCGGCTGAAGGATGTCCAGGCTTCGCCGTCCATGTAGGCGATGAGTTGCGGCGGTGTGAGCGGGGTCTGCCGGACCGTAAGCGGCCGGCCATGTTCGGCAAAGCGCCGCGCCGCCTTCTCGAGCCGGATGGCAATGTCGCGATAATCGGACGGATCGAGCGGATTGATCGAATTCAGGCGCTTGGAGGGATGCCCGGCGGTCAGTCGTATAAGCCAGCTGCCGTCATAAACGACCGTCGCGGCGGGCCAGGCGCGAAAGCCCACCGCTTCGAGGCGCCGCACACTGGGAAGATCAACCATGCTTGCTCCAACCACCCCGCTCTCGACCGGCGGCCGTCTGTCGTTCGATGTCATATCCCGTCCCGATCAAGCGAGCGACCGCATCAGCTTCTGTAATCGCCGTTGATCTCGACATATTCCTTGGTGAGGTCGCAGGTATAGACCGTTGCGCGACCCGGACCGAGGCCGATGTCGACGCGGATCGGAATGTCCTCGCCCTTCATCACGGCGGTCGCTGCCGCTTCCGAATAGGCCGGATCGCGCTCGCCCTCGACGGCGACGCGGACGTCGCCGAACCAGATCGCCAGCCTGTCGCGCTCGGCCATCTCGCCGGACTTGCCGACCGCCATGACCACCCGGCCCCAGTTGGCGTCCTCCCCGGCAACCGCCGTCTTGACAAGCGGCGAGTTGGCGATCGAAAGCGCGATGCGCTTGGCGGCAGCGTCGTTCTCAGCGCCCTCGACGGTCACTTCCACCATCTTGCGCGCGCCTTCGCCGTCGCGCACGACCTGCAGCGCCAGGTCACGCAGCAGGTCGTTGAGCGCCCTCCCGAAGGACTGGAGCCGCGCATCGCCCGCATCCTCCACCCTCGCCTGCCCGTCCTTGGCCGCAGCGCCGGTGGCAAACAGCATCAAGGTGTCGGAAGTGGACGTATCGCTGTCGACCGTCACGGAATTGAAGCTGGGGCCGACGCCGGCCGAAAGCAGCGCCTGCAGTGCGGCGGGTGCGATGTCGGCATCGGTCACCACGAAGGAAAGCATGGTCGCCATGTCCGGCGCGATCATGCCGGCACCCTTGGCGATGCCGTTGATGGTGACCGTGACGCCGCCGATCTCGGCGCTACGGGTCGCGACCTTGGGATAGGTGTCCGTGGTCATGATCGCCTTGGCGGCCTCGAACCAGAAGTCCTCCTTGGCCGATGCCGCGAGCCCGTCGAGCACGCCGGCAAACTTGGTGGCGTCGAGCGGCTCGCCGATCACGCCCGTCGAGGCCAGGAAAATCTCGCCCTCATTGCAGCCGACCGCCCGGGCGGCGGACTGCGCGGTGAGTTCGGTCGCCTCTTTGCCCTTCTTGCCGGTGAAGGCATTGGCATTGCCCGAATTGACGACCACGGCACGTGCGTGACCGCCCGGGAGATTTCTACGGCAGAAGTCGACGGGGGCGGACGGGCACTTCGAACGCGTGAAGACACCGGCCACCGCCGCCGGCTGATCGAAGACCATCATCAACACGTCAGTGCGGTTCTTGTACTTGATCCCCGCGGCGGCGGTCGCCATGCGCACGCCGCGAAGGGGCGGCATTTCAGCAAAGGTTTTCGGAGCGAGCGGAGAAACGGTACCGGACATGGCGAACCCTGTTTGAATGCCTCTGATCACCATGGTTACGGGCAACCATGGTGATCTTTTCCATTGTTTCAGAGCGGGATGCGCGCGGAACGCCGCGCACACTTTTCCTCATCCCGCTCCAAATGGTGCGAGAAATGCCCGAGCGACATTCAGCCGCCGGGCATCCCGATCCTAGTCTTGACGAGCGGCTGGCGCGACGAACGCCTCTTCTCCGCTCTGGCACGGGACCGTCCTTGAGGGTGGCGGCCCCGAAAAAGCTACTGGCCTTGGCGCGCCTTGCCGGCGTCTTCATAGGCCTTCTTCAGCGCCGGATCGGAAATCTCGACGCCGGTCGCCTTTTTGGCAGTGTCCAGCAGCGCAAGGTACTTGTCGCGCATGACGAGCTGACGAACCTGCGGCTCGACCTGCTCGAGCGTCGGCGGCGCCTGCGGACGCTTGTCCTCGACCAGGATCACGTGGAAGCCGAACTGGGTCTTGACCGGCATCTTTGTATAGCTGCCCTTCTCGAGCGCGAAAGCAGCCGTCTCGAATTCCGGCACCATCCGGCCCTTGGTGAAGTAGCCGAGGTCGCCGCCATCGTCCTTGTTCGGATCGGTGGACTTGGCCTTGGCGAGTTCGACGAAGCTCTTGCCGGCGTCCAGTTCCTTGATGATCGCCTTGGCCTCGTCCTCGGTCTTGACGAGGATGTGGCGGGCCTTGACTTCTTCCTGCGCCGGGATGGCGGCGATTTCCTTGTCGTAGCGTGCCTTGACCTCTTCCTTCGTCACCGCATCGACGACGTGCTTCTTGAAGAAGGCGTTGTGAAGTTCGCGCTCGGTTAGGAAGGCGACACGCTGCTTGAAGGTCGCGTCGTTCTGCAGGCCTTCCTTCTCGGCATCCTTGACGAGCAGCTTGACGTCGATGACGGCGGAAAGGGCTGCGGCGCGCTTCTGTTCGTCGGGCATCCGCTGGAGCTGCGGATCGAGGCTGGTGATCGCGAGATCAAGCTCCGACTGACGGATTTCCTGCCCGCCGACCTTCGCGACGACCGGATCGGTCCCTTCGGCGCGGGCGACGCCTGCGGCCATCATCGCGACCAGCGCCGCGGCCGCCAGGGTCTTGTATCTAGACATGTTTCTTACCTTTCACCATTGGCCGCCAGCGCGATTGCCTCCGGCCCTTCGAGGGGGCTGCACAACACCAGAATGTGGCGGTTCTGTAGCCGTCCGGCCGCGCAAGTGCGTTGACATAATCCGACCCCCCTCTTATCTGTCACGCAACCTCGCGTCCAGAACAGTTTCCGGGCGTTTCACGGCATTAGACGGTTTTTCGAGCCGGACCTGAAACTCCCAGGGCGATAAATAAGGAAAGGACCATTCGGATGGTCAGTCTCGGCGGCCTTGCCCGCAAGTTGTTTGGTTCCGCCAACGATCGCCGCGTCCGCGGCTACCAGGGTCGGGTGGACGCAATCAACGCTCTCGAAGCCGACATGAAAACGCTGAGCGACGAAGCGCTCGCTGCAAAGACGGTGGAGTTTCGGAGCCAACTCGGCGAAGGCAAGACCCTCGACGACCTCCTTGTGCCGGCCTTTGCCGTGGTGCGCGAGGCCGCCCGCCGCGTTCTCGGCCTGCGTCCCTTCGACGTCCAGCTCATCGGCGGCATGATCCTGCACGAGCGCTCCATCTCCGAAATGAAGACCGGCGAAGGCAAAACGCTGGTGGCGACGCTGCCCGTCTACCTTAACGCGCTCGCCGGC
Protein-coding sequences here:
- a CDS encoding peptidylprolyl isomerase; this translates as MSRYKTLAAAALVAMMAAGVARAEGTDPVVAKVGGQEIRQSELDLAITSLDPQLQRMPDEQKRAAALSAVIDVKLLVKDAEKEGLQNDATFKQRVAFLTERELHNAFFKKHVVDAVTKEEVKARYDKEIAAIPAQEEVKARHILVKTEDEAKAIIKELDAGKSFVELAKAKSTDPNKDDGGDLGYFTKGRMVPEFETAAFALEKGSYTKMPVKTQFGFHVILVEDKRPQAPPTLEQVEPQVRQLVMRDKYLALLDTAKKATGVEISDPALKKAYEDAGKARQGQ
- the argJ gene encoding bifunctional glutamate N-acetyltransferase/amino-acid acetyltransferase ArgJ, with the translated sequence MSGTVSPLAPKTFAEMPPLRGVRMATAAAGIKYKNRTDVLMMVFDQPAAVAGVFTRSKCPSAPVDFCRRNLPGGHARAVVVNSGNANAFTGKKGKEATELTAQSAARAVGCNEGEIFLASTGVIGEPLDATKFAGVLDGLAASAKEDFWFEAAKAIMTTDTYPKVATRSAEIGGVTVTINGIAKGAGMIAPDMATMLSFVVTDADIAPAALQALLSAGVGPSFNSVTVDSDTSTSDTLMLFATGAAAKDGQARVEDAGDARLQSFGRALNDLLRDLALQVVRDGEGARKMVEVTVEGAENDAAAKRIALSIANSPLVKTAVAGEDANWGRVVMAVGKSGEMAERDRLAIWFGDVRVAVEGERDPAYSEAAATAVMKGEDIPIRVDIGLGPGRATVYTCDLTKEYVEINGDYRS